Proteins encoded within one genomic window of Formosa agariphila KMM 3901:
- a CDS encoding group III truncated hemoglobin, which yields MDTVKHDIKDRNDVNKLVSIFYDKIRADDFLGPFFNTVITDWPAHIERLTTFWESSLFLKTKYYGNPLDVHIKVDQENNNTISEKHFGAWLNYWVQTVDELFEGDTADNAKQRARKMSTFLYLNIFQARKN from the coding sequence ATGGATACGGTTAAACATGATATTAAAGACCGAAACGATGTAAATAAACTTGTTTCAATATTTTATGATAAAATTAGAGCAGACGATTTTCTAGGTCCTTTTTTTAATACTGTTATTACAGATTGGCCAGCACATATAGAGCGATTAACCACGTTTTGGGAATCGAGTTTATTTTTAAAAACAAAATATTACGGGAATCCTTTAGATGTACATATTAAGGTAGATCAGGAAAATAACAATACTATATCCGAAAAGCATTTTGGCGCGTGGTTAAATTATTGGGTACAAACCGTAGATGAACTTTTTGAAGGCGACACCGCAGATAATGCCAAACAACGTGCGCGTAAAATGAGTACCTTTTTGTATTTAAATATATTTCAAGCCCGTAAAAATTAA
- the ccsA gene encoding cytochrome c biogenesis protein CcsA, translating to MQNKLAKILFSTRLTSILFIVFAAAMAIGTFMDAGQDTSPTPYSRNLIYNTWWFEAIMVVFVINFIGNIKRYRLYKKEKWASLVLHLSFILILLGAFITRYIGFEGMMAIREGATENTFLSQKTYITAFIDGDYMIDGVPQRLPLEREVDFSPRLENEFSIHTAYDQQDISIELESFIGGAEEDIIPDESGEEYLKLVEAGNGQPHNHFLKAGEVQSIHSLLISLNKPTEGAINITSNEDGIFIDSPFEGEYLTMATMASGTLVKDSLQPLVLRSRYIIGDMQIVFPKPVVKGKFDIVKKAEFLKNSEDGVVLKVTTNGETKRVGLLGGKGTNGDFKQIQVGGLDFAFKYGSKVMELPFSVKLNDFEAERYPGTENSYSAFSSQVTVIDEEEGDFDYKIFMNHILDHRGYRFFQSGFDPDEKGTILSVNHDYYGTLFTYIGYFLLYFGMLATLVVKGTRFGDLRRKLDKIKSKKAKLLPVVLLCFALNGFAQGHSENDGHAHGPKPTKAQIDSVLIANKVPLEHADKFGHMVIQDVGGRMMPVNTYASELLRKLTKTDTYAGLDADQVFLSMHESPLLWYNVPIVYLKYKKADSIRSLIGIPKDQKFATLADFFTDRGAYKLGPYLEEAYKAPIPNGFQKEFKETDQRVNLLYNTIEGRSLRIFPLPDDENNKWISSIEYKNGVTKVEDTLYANFINSGFSAYLMTLNQAKKTNDFTDANKLLEAFHKTQLQYGGSVMLSDEKVKTEILYNHYDIFKNLFSWYLYAGALMFIVLIVQIFKSKSKAIDVSVTVFKWVIVGLFLLHTLGLIARWYISGHAPWSDAYESMIYVAWATMLFGLLFGRKSDLTIASTALVTSMILMVAHWNWMDPAIANLQPVLDSYWLMIHVAIIVGSYGPFTIGMVLGLTVLFLMIFTNKNNKQRMLVNIEELTVINEMALTVGLVLLTIGNFLGGMWANESWGRYWGWDPKETWALISIMVYAFVIHMRLVPGLRGRFGFNLASVLAFSSIMMTYFGVNFYLAGLHSYASGDQIVSVKFILITLGIIAVIAGFAYAKYAKFYKKGK from the coding sequence ATGCAAAATAAACTTGCCAAAATTCTTTTTTCTACCCGGTTAACATCAATCTTATTTATCGTTTTTGCTGCAGCTATGGCTATCGGTACGTTTATGGATGCGGGACAAGACACATCTCCAACACCATACTCAAGAAATTTAATCTATAATACCTGGTGGTTTGAAGCCATTATGGTAGTTTTTGTGATTAATTTTATTGGAAACATTAAACGTTACAGATTATATAAAAAAGAGAAATGGGCATCTTTAGTACTTCACTTATCTTTTATACTTATTTTATTAGGTGCATTTATAACTAGATATATAGGTTTTGAAGGTATGATGGCCATTCGTGAAGGCGCTACAGAAAATACGTTTCTATCTCAGAAAACATATATTACAGCTTTTATAGATGGTGATTATATGATTGACGGTGTACCACAGCGTTTGCCTTTAGAGCGTGAAGTAGATTTTTCACCACGTTTAGAAAATGAGTTTAGTATACACACAGCATACGACCAGCAAGACATTAGTATTGAGTTGGAATCGTTTATTGGTGGTGCTGAAGAAGATATTATTCCAGATGAATCTGGAGAAGAATATTTAAAATTAGTTGAAGCAGGAAACGGTCAGCCACATAATCACTTTTTAAAAGCAGGAGAAGTTCAGAGCATTCATAGTCTGTTAATTTCTTTAAATAAACCTACAGAAGGTGCTATAAATATTACATCTAACGAAGATGGTATTTTTATTGATTCGCCATTCGAAGGTGAATATTTAACCATGGCCACTATGGCATCAGGAACTTTAGTAAAAGATAGTTTACAGCCGTTAGTATTGCGCTCGCGCTATATTATTGGAGATATGCAAATTGTTTTTCCTAAGCCTGTGGTTAAAGGTAAATTCGATATCGTTAAAAAAGCAGAATTTCTTAAAAATAGCGAAGATGGTGTTGTTTTAAAAGTAACCACTAATGGAGAAACAAAACGAGTTGGTTTATTAGGCGGGAAAGGTACTAATGGAGATTTTAAACAAATACAAGTAGGCGGATTAGATTTCGCATTTAAATATGGTTCTAAAGTAATGGAACTTCCATTTAGTGTAAAATTAAATGATTTTGAAGCCGAGCGTTACCCAGGAACAGAGAATAGTTATTCTGCATTTTCTAGCCAAGTTACCGTGATAGATGAAGAAGAAGGCGATTTTGATTATAAGATTTTTATGAACCACATTTTAGACCATCGTGGTTACCGTTTCTTTCAATCGGGTTTTGATCCTGATGAAAAAGGAACTATTCTTTCTGTAAATCACGATTATTATGGAACATTATTTACCTACATCGGTTACTTCTTATTGTATTTCGGAATGTTAGCAACCCTTGTTGTAAAAGGTACACGTTTTGGAGATTTACGTAGAAAATTAGATAAAATTAAATCGAAGAAAGCAAAATTATTACCAGTTGTATTATTGTGTTTTGCTCTTAACGGATTTGCGCAAGGACACTCAGAAAACGATGGACATGCTCATGGCCCTAAGCCTACCAAAGCTCAAATAGACTCTGTTTTAATTGCAAATAAAGTGCCGTTAGAGCATGCCGATAAATTCGGACATATGGTTATTCAGGATGTTGGAGGACGAATGATGCCTGTTAATACCTACGCATCAGAGTTGTTACGTAAGTTAACAAAGACCGATACATATGCAGGACTAGATGCAGATCAGGTGTTTTTATCTATGCACGAAAGTCCGTTGCTCTGGTACAATGTACCTATTGTTTATTTAAAATATAAGAAAGCAGATTCTATTCGTTCTTTAATTGGTATTCCTAAAGATCAGAAATTTGCAACACTAGCCGATTTCTTTACAGATCGTGGTGCTTATAAGTTAGGCCCATATTTAGAGGAAGCTTATAAGGCGCCAATTCCTAATGGTTTTCAAAAAGAATTTAAGGAAACTGATCAACGTGTAAATTTATTATATAATACTATTGAAGGGCGTTCATTACGTATTTTTCCGCTTCCAGACGATGAAAACAACAAATGGATATCTTCTATAGAATATAAAAATGGTGTAACTAAAGTTGAAGATACTCTATACGCAAACTTTATAAATAGTGGTTTTTCAGCTTATTTAATGACGCTAAATCAAGCCAAGAAAACTAACGATTTTACCGATGCTAATAAGTTGTTAGAAGCATTTCATAAAACACAATTACAGTACGGTGGAAGTGTCATGCTATCTGATGAAAAAGTAAAAACTGAAATACTTTATAACCATTACGATATTTTTAAAAATCTTTTTAGTTGGTATTTGTACGCAGGCGCTTTAATGTTTATTGTTTTAATAGTTCAAATATTTAAGAGTAAAAGTAAAGCAATAGATGTAAGTGTAACTGTTTTTAAATGGGTTATTGTAGGCTTGTTTTTGTTACATACTTTAGGGTTAATTGCACGTTGGTATATTTCAGGACACGCACCTTGGAGTGATGCTTATGAATCGATGATTTATGTAGCCTGGGCGACCATGTTATTTGGATTACTTTTTGGAAGAAAAAGTGATTTAACCATTGCTTCAACAGCATTAGTAACATCAATGATTTTAATGGTTGCACATTGGAATTGGATGGATCCTGCAATTGCAAACCTTCAGCCTGTATTAGATAGTTATTGGTTAATGATTCACGTTGCAATTATTGTGGGTAGTTATGGACCATTTACTATAGGGATGGTTTTAGGCTTAACGGTACTGTTCCTTATGATTTTTACAAATAAAAACAATAAGCAGAGAATGCTTGTTAATATAGAAGAGTTAACTGTAATTAACGAAATGGCGCTAACTGTTGGTTTAGTTCTGTTAACTATAGGTAACTTTTTAGGAGGAATGTGGGCTAACGAAAGTTGGGGACGTTACTGGGGGTGGGACCCTAAAGAAACTTGGGCTTTAATTAGTATTATGGTGTATGCATTTGTTATCCATATGCGTTTAGTGCCAGGTTTAAGAGGGCGTTTCGGCTTTAACTTAGCATCTGTTCTAGCATTTTCTAGTATTATGATGACTTATTTTGGTGTGAATTTCTACTTAGCTGGATTACACTCGTATGCTAGTGGAGATCAAATTGTAAGTGTAAAATTCATTCTTATCACCTTAGGAATTATAGCTGTTATAGCAGGATTTGCTTATGCCAAATATGCTAAGTTTTATAAAAAAGGAAAATAA
- a CDS encoding DUF3307 domain-containing protein, whose translation MIVLFIKLLLAHLVGDFLLQPSKWVADKEKHKIKSKYLYAHIAIHFIALLFVLQFSFKYIWGIVILTVSHFIIDAIKLHLNGVVNSRWLFCLDQLAHLTLIAIVVRIYEPFTITIDTIYDPKILLAICCIIFVTVVSSIIMKIIISKWQLEETNEASLKDAGAYIGMLERLFVFTFIVLNYWAGIGFLITAKSVFRFGDLSKAKDRKLTEYILIGTLLSFGLAIGCGLLFNYILPLL comes from the coding sequence ATGATTGTACTTTTTATAAAACTACTTCTTGCCCACTTAGTTGGTGACTTTTTATTACAACCTAGTAAATGGGTGGCAGATAAAGAAAAACACAAAATAAAATCGAAGTACCTATATGCACATATAGCAATTCATTTTATAGCGCTTTTATTTGTCCTTCAATTTAGCTTTAAATACATCTGGGGCATTGTAATTCTTACTGTATCGCATTTTATAATTGATGCCATAAAACTACACCTAAACGGTGTTGTAAATTCGCGTTGGTTATTTTGCTTAGATCAATTGGCACATCTTACTTTAATAGCTATAGTTGTTCGTATTTACGAACCATTTACCATAACTATAGACACCATATACGATCCTAAAATATTACTCGCCATATGCTGTATTATTTTTGTTACTGTAGTCTCTTCTATAATTATGAAAATTATAATTTCTAAATGGCAATTGGAGGAAACCAATGAAGCTTCACTTAAAGATGCAGGTGCTTACATAGGCATGTTAGAGCGATTGTTTGTGTTTACTTTTATCGTTTTAAATTATTGGGCCGGTATTGGGTTTTTAATTACAGCAAAATCGGTATTTAGGTTTGGAGATTTATCTAAAGCAAAAGACCGAAAGTTAACAGAATACATTTTAATTGGTACCCTACTAAGTTTCGGTCTAGCTATTGGTTGCGGATTACTATTTAATTACATACTTCCGCTTCTATAA